The Sphingomonas sanxanigenens DSM 19645 = NX02 genome includes a region encoding these proteins:
- a CDS encoding cyclase family protein has translation MTTAILAQFATALAAGSVRTIDLTQTLSEDTPLLVLPEPFGQTAAFSRQEISRYDDRGVAWYWNNFTVGEHTGTHFDAPIHWVSGAELPDNTVDAIDPAAFVAPAVVIDVSAACAADPDYLLTVADIEAFEAAHGKIPARHWVLMRTDWSKLPVDQYTGRRADGAHTPGPSAEAVRFLIEERDAHGFGTETIGTDAGQAHLLNPMYPAHTLFHGAGRYGLQCLTNLDQLPATGAIIVAAPLKIQGGSGSPLRVLALVGE, from the coding sequence GCCGCGGGCAGCGTACGCACGATCGACCTCACCCAGACGCTGTCGGAAGACACGCCCCTGCTCGTCCTGCCCGAGCCGTTCGGCCAGACCGCGGCGTTCAGCCGCCAGGAAATCTCGCGCTACGACGATCGCGGCGTCGCCTGGTACTGGAACAATTTCACCGTCGGCGAGCATACCGGCACCCATTTCGACGCGCCGATCCACTGGGTCAGCGGCGCCGAACTGCCGGACAACACGGTCGACGCGATCGATCCGGCCGCGTTCGTCGCGCCCGCCGTCGTCATCGACGTGTCCGCCGCCTGCGCCGCCGATCCGGACTATCTGCTGACCGTGGCGGATATCGAGGCGTTCGAAGCCGCGCATGGCAAAATCCCCGCGCGCCACTGGGTGCTGATGCGCACCGACTGGTCCAAGCTGCCGGTCGACCAATATACCGGCCGCCGCGCGGATGGCGCGCATACGCCCGGGCCGTCGGCGGAGGCCGTGCGCTTCCTGATCGAGGAGCGTGACGCGCATGGCTTCGGCACCGAGACGATCGGCACCGATGCCGGCCAGGCGCATCTGCTGAACCCGATGTATCCGGCGCATACGCTGTTCCATGGCGCCGGCCGCTATGGCCTGCAATGCCTGACCAACCTCGACCAGCTTCCCGCGACCGGCGCGATCATCGTCGCCGCGCCGCTGAAGATTCAGGGCGGTTCGGGCAGCCCGCTGCGCGTGCTCGCGCTCGTCGGCGAGTAA
- a CDS encoding indolepyruvate ferredoxin oxidoreductase subunit alpha, with protein MAERSFKKEVEKLRLGAGEVFEGEGILAVTKALLQAGVAYVGGYQGSPISHLMDVFADADPLLRELGVHFESNANEAAAAAMLAASVNYPLRGAVAWKSVVGTNVASDALANIASGGVTGGALIIVGEDYGEGSSIMQERTHAFAMKSQIWLLDPRPNLPSIVDMVERGFELSEASNTPVMIELRVRACHVTGNFVARDNRRPVMTVGQAAANPRRDVDRIVLPPANFLHEHEKIEKRWPAAVRFVAENRLNEWFGPERDDIGIIVQGGLYNSLNRALELVGLSNSHGASAIPIYCMNVTYPLIPDEIRSFCAGKRAVLMVEEGQPEFIEHELNTLLRKADLQTRVVGKDILPRAGEYTGTVLRDGVAAFLRAWAPERAPKELLPVPPEPELARAVPQRPAGFCTGCPERPIFSAMKLVQQELGELHVSADIGCHLFSILPPFHIGNTTMGYGLGTAAASAFKPDGKRAVAVMGDGGFWHNGLTSGIGNAVFNQDDTVTLIVDNGYSAATGGQDILSSRAENATRTTNNPIEKAVRGLGINWARTLTRTYDVARMRDTLREALTSPEKGPKVIVAQSECMLNKQRRVKPLMAQAIKEGKRVERERFGVDPDTCTGDHACIRLSGCPSLSIRDNPDPLRQHPVTHIDDSCVGCGNCGEVAHAAVLCPSFYKARIVTNPTRFEKLLNRARRSVIGWLQARHARTLAARAF; from the coding sequence ATGGCAGAACGTTCGTTCAAGAAGGAAGTCGAGAAGCTGCGGCTCGGTGCGGGCGAGGTCTTCGAAGGCGAAGGCATCCTCGCGGTCACCAAGGCGCTGCTCCAGGCCGGCGTCGCCTATGTCGGCGGCTATCAGGGATCGCCGATCAGCCACCTGATGGACGTGTTCGCGGATGCGGACCCGCTGCTTCGCGAACTGGGCGTCCATTTCGAATCCAACGCGAACGAGGCGGCGGCGGCAGCGATGCTCGCCGCCTCGGTCAACTATCCGCTGCGCGGCGCGGTGGCGTGGAAATCGGTGGTCGGCACCAATGTCGCCTCCGATGCGCTGGCCAACATCGCCTCGGGCGGGGTCACCGGCGGCGCGCTGATCATCGTCGGCGAGGATTATGGCGAAGGCTCCTCGATCATGCAGGAGCGCACGCATGCGTTCGCGATGAAGAGCCAGATATGGCTGCTCGATCCGCGCCCCAACCTGCCCAGCATCGTCGACATGGTGGAGCGCGGCTTCGAACTCTCCGAGGCGAGCAATACGCCGGTGATGATCGAACTGCGCGTGCGCGCCTGCCACGTCACCGGCAATTTCGTGGCGCGCGACAACCGGCGCCCGGTGATGACGGTGGGCCAGGCCGCGGCCAATCCGCGCCGCGACGTCGATCGCATCGTGCTGCCGCCGGCCAACTTCCTGCACGAGCATGAGAAGATCGAGAAGCGCTGGCCCGCCGCGGTGCGCTTCGTCGCCGAGAACCGGCTCAACGAATGGTTCGGGCCGGAACGCGACGATATCGGCATCATCGTGCAGGGCGGGCTCTACAACTCGCTCAACCGCGCGCTCGAACTGGTCGGCCTTTCCAACTCGCATGGCGCCAGCGCCATCCCGATCTATTGCATGAACGTCACCTACCCGCTGATTCCGGACGAGATCCGCAGCTTCTGCGCCGGCAAGAGGGCGGTGCTGATGGTGGAGGAAGGCCAGCCCGAATTCATCGAGCATGAGCTCAACACCCTGCTGCGCAAGGCGGACCTGCAGACGCGGGTGGTGGGCAAGGACATATTGCCGCGCGCCGGCGAATATACCGGCACGGTGCTGCGCGACGGCGTCGCCGCCTTCCTGCGCGCCTGGGCGCCGGAGCGCGCGCCGAAGGAACTCCTGCCCGTGCCGCCTGAGCCCGAACTGGCGCGCGCCGTGCCGCAGCGCCCCGCGGGCTTCTGCACCGGCTGCCCCGAACGGCCGATCTTCTCGGCGATGAAGCTCGTCCAGCAGGAACTGGGCGAACTCCATGTCTCCGCCGATATCGGCTGCCACCTCTTCTCGATCCTGCCGCCCTTCCACATCGGCAACACGACGATGGGTTATGGCCTGGGCACCGCCGCCGCCTCCGCCTTCAAGCCGGACGGCAAGCGCGCGGTCGCGGTGATGGGCGATGGCGGTTTCTGGCACAACGGCCTGACCTCGGGCATCGGCAACGCCGTGTTCAACCAGGACGACACCGTCACCCTCATCGTCGACAATGGCTATTCGGCGGCCACCGGAGGCCAGGACATCCTCTCCTCCCGCGCCGAGAATGCGACGCGGACGACCAACAACCCGATCGAGAAGGCGGTGCGCGGCCTCGGCATCAACTGGGCACGGACGCTCACCCGCACCTATGACGTCGCCCGCATGCGCGACACGCTGCGCGAAGCGCTGACCAGCCCCGAAAAGGGGCCCAAGGTCATCGTCGCCCAGTCCGAATGCATGCTCAACAAGCAGCGGCGGGTGAAACCGCTGATGGCGCAGGCGATCAAGGAGGGCAAACGCGTCGAGCGCGAGCGCTTCGGCGTCGATCCCGACACCTGCACCGGCGACCATGCCTGCATCCGCCTGTCCGGCTGCCCGTCGCTCAGCATCCGCGACAATCCCGATCCGCTGCGCCAGCATCCGGTGACGCACATCGATGACAGCTGCGTCGGCTGCGGCAATTGCGGCGAAGTGGCGCATGCCGCTGTGCTCTGCCCCTCCTTCTACAAGGCCCGCATCGTCACCAACCCGACGCGATTCGAGAAACTGCTCAACCGCGCGCGACGATCGGTAATCGGCTGGCTGCAGGCGCGCCATGCCCGCACCCTCGCGGCGAGGGCGTTCTGA
- a CDS encoding indolepyruvate oxidoreductase subunit beta family protein, with protein sequence MTMPIMMTQDPDRDRITLAILALGGQGGGVLADWIIEIANANGYIAQGTSVPGVAQRTGSTVYYVEMVRAPAAGANKPAPVLAMMPVPGDVDVVVASELMEAGRAILRGFVTEDRTTLIGSTHRIYAISEKAALGDGRGASDRILDAAERRSARFIGFDMEATAGKAGSLISSVMLGALSASGALPFPRQAFEEAIRHGGKAVAANLKGFAAGAEAALDKRREAEAADALPEPTTPTGQQLHARILLNLPEPAQANALRGVARLLDYQDAHYAGDYLDRVERIAALDGVEDGWALTAETARHLALWMAYEDTIRVADLKIRETRSRRVEKEVRVKADQVLTVTEYMHPRLREVCETLPASIGGAILASPWLRKRLEPRFAHGRHVRTTSLRWHLALRLVASMRRIRRSTLRYVEEQARIADWLHLVETAAARDRALALAVVRSQALIKGYGDTFERGLDKFQAVNRAANDLIGQPEAADRVRALYDEALTG encoded by the coding sequence ATGACGATGCCCATCATGATGACGCAGGATCCGGATCGCGACCGCATCACCCTCGCGATCCTCGCGCTCGGCGGCCAGGGCGGCGGCGTGCTGGCCGACTGGATCATCGAGATCGCCAACGCCAACGGCTATATCGCGCAGGGCACCTCGGTGCCCGGCGTGGCGCAGCGCACCGGCTCTACGGTCTATTATGTCGAGATGGTCCGCGCCCCAGCGGCAGGGGCCAACAAGCCGGCGCCGGTGCTGGCGATGATGCCGGTGCCCGGCGACGTCGACGTGGTCGTCGCCTCCGAACTGATGGAAGCGGGCCGCGCGATCCTGCGCGGCTTCGTGACCGAGGACCGGACCACCCTGATCGGTTCCACCCACCGCATCTACGCCATCTCCGAGAAAGCGGCGCTAGGCGACGGGCGCGGCGCCAGCGATCGTATCCTCGATGCCGCCGAACGTCGCTCAGCGCGCTTCATCGGCTTCGACATGGAGGCGACCGCGGGCAAGGCGGGCAGCCTGATCAGTTCGGTGATGCTCGGCGCGCTCTCCGCCAGCGGCGCCCTGCCCTTCCCGCGGCAAGCCTTCGAGGAGGCGATCCGCCATGGCGGCAAGGCAGTGGCGGCCAACCTCAAGGGCTTCGCCGCGGGCGCCGAGGCCGCGCTCGACAAGCGGCGCGAGGCGGAGGCGGCGGACGCCCTGCCCGAGCCGACGACGCCGACCGGCCAGCAGTTGCATGCCCGCATATTGCTCAACCTGCCCGAACCGGCGCAGGCCAATGCGCTGCGCGGGGTCGCGCGGCTGCTCGACTATCAGGATGCGCACTACGCCGGGGATTATCTCGATCGCGTCGAACGCATCGCCGCGCTCGACGGTGTAGAGGACGGCTGGGCGTTGACTGCGGAGACCGCGCGCCATCTCGCGCTGTGGATGGCCTATGAGGATACGATCCGCGTCGCCGACCTCAAGATCCGCGAGACGCGCAGCCGGCGGGTGGAGAAGGAGGTCAGGGTCAAGGCCGACCAGGTGCTGACCGTGACCGAATATATGCACCCGCGCCTGCGCGAGGTCTGCGAGACGCTGCCCGCGTCGATCGGCGGCGCGATCCTCGCCAGCCCGTGGCTGCGCAAGCGGCTGGAACCGCGCTTCGCGCATGGTCGCCACGTGCGCACCACCAGCCTGCGCTGGCACCTCGCGCTGCGCCTCGTCGCCTCGATGCGCCGCATCCGCCGCTCGACCTTGCGCTATGTAGAGGAACAGGCGCGCATCGCCGACTGGCTGCACCTCGTCGAAACCGCGGCTGCGCGCGATCGCGCGCTGGCGCTTGCGGTCGTCCGCAGCCAGGCGCTGATCAAAGGCTATGGCGACACGTTCGAACGCGGCCTCGACAAGTTCCAGGCGGTCAACCGGGCAGCGAACGACCTCATCGGCCAGCCGGAAGCCGCCGACCGGGTTCGTGCGCTGTACGACGAAGCGCTCACTGGCTGA
- a CDS encoding M24 family metallopeptidase: MTMRRAVLRTGAMIALCAAALTPAEAREAKRRWDELCQIRKDKLDQILPQAMRENGIDMWLVASREGHADPNAAMLGGGYVGDVGYYIFTDRGGGRIERAALGIGGAAFDQCPLYDIKGDPAMVQRFVAERNPKRIGIDVATEIGAADGLSHSLHGKLRETLGATFAARLVSAEKLVSDVRARHTITEIAAFARAGEYSRTIAERALSNEVIRPGHTTTGDVAWWMMERLQEEGLGDSFGLPSIYVLGPGERGPVSGDHVIQPGDLITMDWGVNYQLSYTDMKRMAYVLKPGENAPPAGVQRAFDRALGIRRMILDEIRPGVTAGAALAAVNRKVAATKGYVLGRYDDPSADPKASDVVIGSHSVGDLGHGSGPSMADFNPLRMTYTLRPSNFLSIELFLYTVVPEWGDRKIKIPLEDNGVVTERGFEWSYPANSRILLVK, translated from the coding sequence ATGACGATGCGACGTGCCGTGCTGCGAACGGGGGCCATGATCGCGCTATGCGCCGCCGCGCTGACGCCCGCCGAGGCGCGCGAGGCGAAGCGCCGCTGGGATGAGCTCTGCCAGATCCGCAAGGACAAGCTGGACCAGATCCTGCCGCAGGCGATGCGCGAGAACGGCATCGACATGTGGCTGGTCGCCAGCCGGGAGGGGCATGCCGATCCCAACGCGGCGATGCTCGGCGGCGGCTATGTCGGCGATGTCGGCTATTACATCTTCACCGATCGCGGCGGCGGCCGCATCGAGCGCGCGGCGCTGGGCATCGGCGGCGCCGCTTTCGACCAGTGTCCGCTCTACGACATCAAGGGCGATCCCGCGATGGTGCAGCGCTTCGTGGCGGAACGGAACCCGAAGCGCATCGGCATCGACGTCGCCACCGAGATCGGCGCCGCGGACGGCCTCAGCCATTCGCTGCACGGGAAACTGCGCGAGACGCTGGGCGCGACCTTCGCCGCGCGACTGGTCTCCGCCGAGAAGCTTGTCTCCGACGTCCGCGCGCGCCACACCATCACCGAGATCGCCGCCTTCGCCCGCGCCGGCGAATATTCGCGCACCATCGCCGAGCGTGCGCTCTCCAACGAGGTCATCCGCCCCGGTCATACCACCACCGGCGATGTCGCGTGGTGGATGATGGAGCGGTTGCAGGAGGAAGGGTTGGGCGACTCCTTCGGCCTGCCCAGCATCTATGTGCTGGGACCGGGCGAGCGCGGGCCGGTCTCGGGCGATCATGTCATCCAGCCGGGCGACCTGATCACGATGGACTGGGGCGTCAACTACCAGCTCAGCTACACCGACATGAAGCGCATGGCCTATGTGCTGAAGCCCGGCGAGAATGCACCGCCCGCCGGCGTGCAGCGCGCCTTCGATCGCGCGCTCGGCATCCGCCGCATGATCCTCGACGAGATCCGCCCCGGCGTGACCGCGGGCGCCGCGCTGGCGGCGGTCAACCGCAAGGTCGCCGCGACGAAGGGCTATGTGCTCGGCCGCTACGACGATCCGAGCGCGGATCCGAAGGCGTCGGATGTCGTGATCGGCAGCCATTCGGTGGGCGATCTCGGCCACGGATCGGGCCCGTCGATGGCGGACTTCAACCCGCTGCGGATGACCTACACGCTGCGCCCGAGCAATTTCCTGTCGATCGAACTGTTCCTCTACACCGTCGTCCCGGAATGGGGAGATCGCAAGATCAAGATCCCGCTGGAAGACAATGGCGTGGTGACCGAGCGGGGCTTCGAGTGGAGCTATCCCGCGAACAGCCGGATTCTGCTGGTGAAGTAG
- a CDS encoding MarR family winged helix-turn-helix transcriptional regulator, protein MATKSTKKSPGMAEDEMSQQSPYDPSAPEFRLENSPFYQMAHADFKYHEDMDKVLHKHGVSKPIYRVMTVLRERQPASIGTIAEAALTKRSTVSRIIDRMVEQGLVTTEPNPEDNRITEVTLTAAGQQKLRKLTPIVGRQFVRAMDGISERDITHLLKTLQKISANLSKLPIE, encoded by the coding sequence ATGGCGACCAAATCGACGAAGAAATCGCCGGGCATGGCAGAGGATGAAATGAGCCAACAGAGCCCCTACGACCCGAGCGCACCGGAATTTCGGCTCGAAAACTCGCCCTTTTACCAAATGGCGCATGCCGATTTCAAATATCACGAAGACATGGACAAGGTGCTGCACAAGCATGGTGTGTCCAAGCCGATCTATCGCGTGATGACGGTGCTGCGCGAACGCCAGCCGGCAAGCATCGGCACGATTGCGGAAGCCGCGCTGACCAAGCGCTCGACGGTCAGCCGCATCATCGACCGGATGGTGGAACAGGGCCTCGTCACCACCGAACCCAATCCGGAAGACAATCGCATCACCGAAGTCACGCTGACCGCTGCCGGTCAGCAGAAGCTGCGCAAGCTGACGCCGATCGTCGGCCGCCAGTTCGTCCGCGCGATGGACGGCATCAGCGAACGCGACATCACCCATCTGCTCAAGACGTTGCAGAAGATCAGCGCCAATCTGAGCAAGCTGCCGATCGAGTAG
- the tnpC gene encoding IS66 family transposase, with protein sequence MPSADASLELLQLQAELVATRQLVQAAQTKALEAEAKAARVEAINADLLARNAHLELMNALMRRDKYGAKSERASRLIDQLELGFEELEADASEAESIAAQAAAKTTTVGPFTRQRGPRRDFPAHVEREKRVIPAPEQCPCCGSDALSHLPPDITETLEKVPARHKVIETVREKVSCRHCEKIRQTPAPFHVTPRGMFGPHFLADLVFQKYGLHQPLNSQRDRLEAEGIPLSISTLADQVGAVCAALKPISLLNDAHVLAAERLHADDTTVPRLAKYKAEVARIWDYVRDDTPFGGAAPPALMCRYSRNRKGEHPRAHLAGYTGILQVDRYAGFNEMFKEGWADKAMTRANCWQHGRRKLFVLVDVASQLKGKKKGKVPLISPLAREGLEMIDQIFAAERNINGESADERLRVRKEKVAPLVDQLKAWFDTQRKTLSRKDPVAEAIAYFLNDWEGFTTFLEDGRICLTNNAAERPLRSVARGRKSWGFVGSDRGGERAAMLFSLIGTCRLNDVDPLAWLTDVLARIADIPQNRLHELLPWTWKTLQNSDPAKIAA encoded by the coding sequence ATGCCCTCGGCCGATGCCTCTCTTGAGCTTTTGCAGCTCCAAGCCGAGCTCGTGGCGACGCGTCAGCTGGTCCAGGCAGCTCAGACCAAGGCGCTCGAAGCGGAGGCAAAAGCCGCCCGTGTGGAGGCCATCAACGCCGACCTTCTTGCTCGTAACGCTCATCTTGAACTGATGAACGCGCTCATGCGCCGCGACAAATATGGCGCGAAATCGGAGCGGGCAAGTCGGCTCATCGACCAGCTCGAACTGGGCTTCGAAGAACTCGAGGCTGATGCCAGTGAAGCCGAAAGCATCGCCGCGCAAGCCGCGGCCAAAACAACCACCGTTGGTCCCTTCACCCGTCAGCGGGGACCCCGCCGCGACTTCCCGGCTCATGTGGAGCGCGAGAAGCGGGTGATCCCCGCACCCGAGCAATGTCCCTGCTGCGGCTCGGACGCGCTGAGCCATTTACCGCCCGACATCACTGAAACCCTGGAGAAGGTGCCCGCGCGCCACAAGGTTATCGAGACGGTGCGTGAGAAAGTCTCCTGCCGGCATTGTGAAAAGATCCGCCAGACCCCAGCGCCCTTCCACGTGACGCCCCGGGGCATGTTCGGCCCGCACTTCCTGGCCGATCTCGTCTTCCAGAAATATGGACTGCATCAGCCGCTTAACAGCCAGCGCGACCGCCTGGAGGCGGAGGGCATCCCCCTGAGCATCTCGACGCTTGCCGATCAGGTCGGCGCCGTCTGCGCCGCCCTCAAACCGATCTCCCTGCTGAACGATGCCCATGTGCTGGCCGCCGAGCGCCTCCACGCCGACGACACCACTGTTCCTCGCCTCGCCAAATATAAGGCCGAGGTCGCTCGCATCTGGGATTATGTGCGCGATGACACCCCCTTTGGTGGGGCGGCACCCCCGGCGCTGATGTGCCGTTACTCCCGAAACCGAAAGGGCGAACATCCCCGCGCGCATCTGGCCGGCTATACCGGAATCCTCCAGGTCGACCGCTATGCCGGCTTCAACGAGATGTTCAAGGAAGGGTGGGCAGATAAGGCCATGACCCGCGCAAATTGCTGGCAGCACGGCAGACGAAAGCTGTTCGTACTGGTCGATGTGGCCAGCCAGCTGAAGGGCAAGAAGAAGGGGAAAGTGCCGCTCATCTCCCCACTCGCGCGGGAGGGGCTGGAGATGATCGACCAGATCTTCGCCGCCGAGCGGAATATCAACGGCGAGAGCGCCGATGAACGCCTACGCGTTCGCAAGGAAAAGGTCGCCCCGTTAGTCGATCAGCTCAAGGCCTGGTTCGATACCCAGCGAAAGACCCTTTCCCGGAAAGATCCCGTGGCCGAGGCCATCGCCTACTTCCTCAATGACTGGGAAGGCTTCACCACCTTCCTGGAAGATGGTCGCATCTGTCTTACGAACAATGCTGCGGAGCGGCCGTTGCGCAGCGTAGCTCGCGGAAGGAAGAGCTGGGGGTTCGTGGGATCAGACCGGGGTGGAGAACGCGCCGCAATGCTGTTCAGCCTGATCGGCACCTGTCGGCTCAACGACGTCGATCCGCTCGCATGGCTCACCGATGTCCTCGCTCGCATCGCCGACATCCCCCAGAACCGGCTGCACGAACTCTTGCCCTGGACCTGGAAAACCCTCCAGAACAGCGACCCGGCCAAAATAGCCGCCTAA
- the tnpB gene encoding IS66 family insertion sequence element accessory protein TnpB (TnpB, as the term is used for proteins encoded by IS66 family insertion elements, is considered an accessory protein, since TnpC, encoded by a neighboring gene, is a DDE family transposase.), whose product MIPVSADVKIWIAAGHTDMRRGMATLARQVEQHLGRRFHDGDLFVFRGRRGDLVKILWSDALGVSLYSKRLARGHFIWPSAKDGAIALTPSALACLLEGIDWRNPQRTWRPSQVG is encoded by the coding sequence ATGATCCCCGTTTCTGCGGATGTAAAGATTTGGATAGCGGCCGGTCATACCGACATGCGTCGCGGCATGGCTACTTTAGCCCGCCAGGTGGAACAGCATCTGGGGCGACGCTTCCATGATGGGGATTTATTTGTCTTTCGCGGACGTCGCGGCGATCTGGTGAAGATTCTGTGGAGCGATGCGCTGGGCGTATCGTTGTATTCAAAGCGTCTCGCACGTGGACATTTTATCTGGCCCTCGGCCAAGGACGGAGCGATCGCGCTTACCCCCTCGGCGCTGGCCTGTCTGCTCGAGGGGATAGATTGGCGCAACCCGCAGCGAACATGGCGGCCCAGCCAGGTTGGTTGA
- the tnpA gene encoding IS66-like element accessory protein TnpA: MDRITVISGPERRRAWTAEQKEALVLAACAPGAIVADIARAADVHPSLIHRWRRDRTRGGYPSETGTNFVPVVMQTDASADVPSERQGLRVAAEIETRGAVIRFGAEARPELVRAILGSLR; the protein is encoded by the coding sequence ATGGATCGGATAACGGTTATTTCGGGGCCGGAGCGCCGGCGTGCGTGGACGGCGGAGCAGAAAGAAGCGCTGGTGTTGGCGGCCTGTGCGCCCGGGGCGATTGTAGCGGATATTGCGCGGGCGGCGGACGTACATCCGAGCCTGATCCACCGGTGGCGGCGGGATCGGACGCGAGGGGGTTATCCGTCGGAAACCGGGACGAACTTTGTGCCGGTGGTGATGCAGACTGATGCCTCCGCTGACGTGCCGAGCGAGAGGCAGGGCCTGCGCGTTGCAGCGGAGATTGAGACGCGGGGAGCGGTAATCCGGTTCGGCGCTGAGGCGCGGCCCGAACTTGTCCGCGCGATCCTGGGGAGCTTGCGATGA
- a CDS encoding amidohydrolase family protein gives MNIRGGRQDWRRMAALLAGAALLVPGIAMADRPIPETSDDVRRVPIPPVDRSREPIVAIVGGTLLDGRGGAAIRDAVVVTQGDRILAAGPAARTPLPANVARRIDATGLYILPGLIDLHIHFTQQRGPDMGKYADSPAAAAIRGTALADQLVTAGITAARDVGTMDDVALRIKEAVDRGIIRGPRVLWSGRIISSTGGHGDEVTSTATGREKPGMGGATRGYNGPWEWRAAVRQQIRGLADWIKLGAPADKEELAAAIDEAHSLGVPVAIDSYGVYTDWAIEAGVDTLEHPLAMSEQAVPLMKKHRTAFVPTIGAFDNLLAGGYPTAGIPTGGFYHTHSRRFVIDQQDHLKKVTEAFRAGVPIGVGTDIPFENEVRYPDAYFRELDYLHQAGLSNADVLASATRVGAQIMRMGDKLGTIEPGKIADILVVGADPLASLKNLRDVRYVIADGQLVMDGAAR, from the coding sequence ATGAACATCCGGGGCGGTAGGCAGGATTGGCGGCGGATGGCGGCGTTGCTGGCGGGGGCGGCCTTGCTCGTGCCCGGCATCGCGATGGCGGATCGGCCGATCCCCGAAACCAGCGACGATGTGCGGCGCGTGCCGATCCCGCCGGTCGATCGCAGCCGCGAGCCGATCGTCGCGATCGTCGGCGGCACCTTGCTCGACGGGCGGGGCGGGGCCGCGATCCGCGACGCGGTGGTGGTGACGCAGGGCGATCGCATCCTCGCCGCCGGCCCGGCCGCGCGCACGCCGCTGCCGGCCAATGTCGCACGGCGGATCGACGCCACCGGGCTCTACATCCTGCCCGGGCTGATCGACCTCCACATCCACTTCACCCAGCAGCGCGGCCCCGACATGGGTAAATATGCCGACAGCCCCGCTGCCGCCGCGATCCGCGGCACCGCGCTCGCGGACCAACTCGTCACCGCGGGCATCACCGCCGCGCGCGACGTGGGCACGATGGATGATGTCGCGCTGCGCATCAAGGAAGCGGTCGACCGCGGTATCATCCGCGGCCCCCGCGTGCTGTGGAGCGGCCGCATCATCTCCTCCACCGGGGGCCATGGCGACGAGGTCACCTCCACCGCCACCGGCCGCGAGAAGCCCGGCATGGGCGGCGCGACGCGCGGCTATAACGGGCCATGGGAATGGCGCGCCGCGGTCCGCCAGCAGATCCGCGGCCTCGCCGACTGGATCAAGCTGGGGGCCCCCGCCGACAAGGAGGAACTGGCCGCCGCGATCGACGAGGCGCATTCGCTGGGCGTGCCGGTCGCGATCGACAGCTATGGCGTCTATACCGACTGGGCGATCGAGGCCGGCGTCGATACGCTCGAGCATCCGCTGGCGATGAGCGAGCAGGCGGTGCCGCTGATGAAGAAGCACAGGACCGCCTTCGTGCCCACGATCGGCGCGTTCGACAATCTGCTGGCGGGCGGCTACCCGACCGCGGGCATCCCCACCGGCGGCTTCTACCATACCCATTCGCGCCGCTTCGTGATCGACCAGCAGGATCATCTGAAGAAGGTGACCGAGGCTTTCCGCGCCGGCGTGCCGATCGGTGTCGGCACCGACATCCCGTTCGAGAACGAGGTCCGCTATCCGGACGCCTATTTCCGCGAACTCGACTATCTGCACCAGGCCGGTCTCAGCAACGCCGACGTGCTGGCCTCGGCCACCCGCGTCGGCGCGCAGATCATGCGGATGGGCGACAAGCTGGGCACGATCGAGCCCGGCAAGATCGCCGATATCCTCGTCGTCGGCGCCGATCCGCTCGCCTCGCTGAAGAACCTGCGCGACGTCCGCTATGTCATCGCCGATGGCCAGCTGGTCATGGACGGCGCAGCGCGCTGA